In Marasmius oreades isolate 03SP1 chromosome 1, whole genome shotgun sequence, one DNA window encodes the following:
- the EFT1_1 gene encoding Elongation factor 2, whose product MVNFTVDQIRGLMDRPTNIRNMSVIAHVDHGKSTLTDSLVSKAGIIASAKAGDVRFTDTREDEKERGITIKSTAISMYFEVQKEEVDAIKQKTVGNEFLINLIDSPGHVDFSSEVTAALRVTDGALVVVDCVEGVCVQTETVLRQALTERIKPVVIINKVDRALLELQVNKEALYQSFQRTIESVNVIVSTYHDPALGDVQVYPDKGTVAFGSGLHGWAFSLRQFASRYAKKFGVDKEKMMDKLWGDNFFNPATRKWSTKSTDADGKPLERAFNTFVLDPIFKIFDAVMNYKKDAIGPMLEKLEIKLAQDERDLEGKALLKVVMRKFLPAGDSLLEMIVINLPSPATAQKYRVETLYEGPMDDESAIGIRDCDPKGPLVLYISKMVPTSDKGRFYAFGRVFSGTVRSGPKIRIQGPNYIPGKKDDLFVKSIQRTVLMMGRYIEPIEDCPAGNIVGLVGIDQFLLKSGTLTTSETAHNMRVMRFSVSPVVQVAVEVKNAADLPKLVEGLKRLSKSDPCVQTSMSDTGEHIVAGAGELHLEICLKDLQDDHAGVPLKISDPVVPYRETVKAESSIVALSKSQNKHNRLYAKAMPLEDELAKAIEEGKVNARDDFKARARILADEFGWDVTDARKIWCFGPDTTGPNLLVDVTKGVQYLNEIKDSCVAAFQWATKEGVCAEENMRSVRINVLDVTLHADAIHRGGGQIIPTCRRVCYAACLLATPGLQEPIFLVEIQCPENAIGGIYSCLNKRRGQVFSEEQRPGTPMFTVKAYLPVSESFGFNGELRSHTAGQAFPQCVFNHWELVPGSPLDKGSKIEEVVTKIRTRKGLKPEIPSLDTYYDKL is encoded by the exons ATGGT TAACTTCACCGTAG ACCAGATTCGTGGCCTTATGGACCGGCCCACCAACATTCGTAACATGAGTGTCATCGCTCACG TCGATCACGGAAAATCTACACTGACCGATTCGCTGGTTTCGAAGGCTGGTATCATTGCTAGCGCAAAAGCTGGTGATGTGCGATTCACTGACACAAGAGAAGACGAAAAAGAACGTGGTATCACCATCAAATCAACAGCCATCTCCATGTACTTCGAGGTCCAGAAGGAAGAAGTCGATGCAATTAAGCAAAAGACAGTCG GAAATGAATTCTTGATCAACTTGATCGACTCTCCCGGCCATGTCGACTTCTCCTCCGAAGTCACTGCTGCCCTCCGTGTCACCGATGGTGCCCTCGTCGTTGTTGACTGTGTTGAAGGTGTTTGTGTACAAACAGAAACCGTCCTTCGTCAAGCTCTGACGGAACGTATCAAACCCGTCGTCATCATCAATAAGGTCGACCGTGCCTTGCTCGAATTGCAGGTCAACAAGGAAGCCCTTTACCAATCCTTCCAGCGTACCATTGAGAGTGTGAATGTTATCGTTTCCACTTACCATGACCCTGCCCTCGGTGACGTCCAGGTTTACCCTGACAAGGGTACCGTCGCTTTCGGTTCTGGTCTCCACGGATGGGCCTTCTCCTTGCGTCAATTCGCCTCCCGATATGCGAAGAAGTTCGGTGTTGACAAGGAAAAGATGATGGACAAACTGTGGGGAGACAATTTCTTCAACCCTGCCACTCGCAAATGGTCTACCAAGAGCACAGATGCTGATGGCAAGCCTCTAGAACGTGCCTTCAACACGTTCGTTCTTGACCCCATCTTCAAAATTTTCGATGCCGTTATGAACTACAAGAAGGACGCCATCGGCCCCATGCTCGAGAAGCTTGAAATTAAGCTTGCTCAGGATGAGCGCGACCTTGAAGGAAAGGCCCTGCTTAAGGTCGTTATGCGTAAATTCTTGCCCGCCGGTGACTCCCTCTTGGAAATGATTGTTATCAACCTCCCCTCTCCGGCCACTGCTCAAAAATACCGTGTCGAGACCCTCTACGAAGGTCCTATGGATGACGAGTCCGCCATCGGTATTCGTGACTGTGACCCCAAAGGCCCGCTCGTTCTTTACATCTCCAAGATGGTACCGACTTCAGATAAAGGTCGTTTCTACGCCTTCGGTCGTGTCTTCTCTGGTACTGTTCGTTCCGGACCCAAAATTCGTATTCAGGGTCCCAACTACATTCCCGGAAAGAAAGATGACCTCTTCGTCAAGTCTATCCAGCGTACCGTGCTCATGATGGGTCGTTACATTGAGCCCATCGAGGACTGCCCCGCTGGTAACATTGTTGGTCTCGTCGGTATCGATCAATTCTTGTTGAAGAGCGGTACTCTCACCACCTCGGAAACCGCGCACAACATGAGGGTCATGAGGTTCTCCGTCTCTCCCGTCGTGCAGGTCGCCGTTGAAGTCAAGAACGCTGCCGATCTTCCCAAGCTCGTCGAAGGTCTTAAGCGTCTCTCCAAGTCCGACCCTTGTGTCCAGACATCGATGTCGGATACTGGTGAGCACATTGTCGCTGGTGCCGGTGAGCTTCACTTGGAAATTTGCTTGAAG GACCTCCAAGACGATCACGCTGGTGTTCCCCTCAAGATCTCCGACCCAGTTGTTCCCTACCGTGAGACCGTCAAAGCGGAGTCTTCGATTGTCGCTCTCTCGAAATCGCAGAACAAGCATAATCGTCTCTACGCCAAGGCTATGCCTCTTGAAGATGAACTCGCCAAGGCCATTGAGGAGGGCAAGGTTAACGCTCGTGACGATTTCAAGGCTCGTGCGCGTATCCTCGCCGATGAGTTCGGATGGGATGTCACTGACGCCAGGAAAATTTGGTGTTTCGGTCCTGACACTACGGGTCCCAATCTGTTGGTCGATGTTACAAAGGGTGTTCAGTACTTGAACGAGATCAAGGATTCTTGCGTTGCTGCATTCCAGTGGGCTACTAAGGAAGGTGTCTGCGCTGAAGAGAATATGCGTAGTGTTCGCATCAATGTCCTCGATGTTACT CTGCACGCTGATGCCATTCACCGTGGTGGAGGGCAGATCATTCCTACATGCCGTCGTGTTTGCTACGCTGCTTGCTTGCTTGCCACCCCTGGTCTCCAGGAACCTATCTTCTTGG TCGAGATTCAGTGTCCCGAAAACGCCATCGGTGGTATCTACTCTTGCTTGAACAAACGTCGTGGACAAGTTTTCTCTGAGGAGCAGAGGCCCGGAACACCCATGTTCACTGTCAAGGCCTACCTCCCTGTCTCTGAATCTTTCGGCTTCAACGGTGAACTCCGATCACATACTGCCGGACAGGCCTTCCCTCAATGTGTTTTCAACCACTGGGAGTTGGTGCCTGGAT CTCCTCTTGACAAGGGCAGTAAGATTGAGGAAGTCGTCACCAAAATCCGTACTCGTAAGGGTCTCAAG CCTGAGATTCCTTCTCTTGATACCTACTATGACAAGCTGTAG